Part of the bacterium genome is shown below.
ACAATGTAGGGAAATAGGCAGGGAAGAGAGCCTATTAAATGCACAAACAGGTGCTCCCATCCTCTCTGGTCCATATTCTGGGAATGCCTGGACATATTTTCCCGCCTCAAGGCTTGCCTCAGCAAAGATTAAGGCAGCTGTCTTTGCTCCCTGTCCACCCCTTCCATGCCAGCGTATTTCAATCATACCCTTATTTTATACAATTTGCCATTAAAGTTCAAATACTTTTTTAAAGATATAGTCAAGATGAGAAAGGCTTTTTTTTATCTCAAAAGAGGTTTCAATCTCATCCTTTGATAAAACTTTATTTATCTCCTCATCCCTTCTTACATTCTCATAAAAGACCCCTTCGCTATGTGCTATCCTTTGAACAATTCCATAAGCCTCCTCCCTTGAAAGACCTTTGTCCACCATTTTAAGCATAAGCTCTTCTGAAAATATAAAGCCTCCTGTTTTATTAAGATTTTCTTTCATTTTTTCTGTAAAAACAACAAGGCCCGAGATTATCTTAAAAAATTCACAAAGGATAAAATCAAGAAGGATTGACGATGATGATAAAATGACCCTCTCAGCTGAAGAATGGGAAATATCCCTCTCATCCCATAAGACCATATTTTCAAGGCCTGCTTGGGCATTTGAGCGAATAATCCTTGATAAACCAGATATTCTTTCACACAAAACCGGGTTTTTCTTGTGAGGCATTGCCGATGAACCCTTTTGTCCTTTGAAAAAAGGCTCTTGCAATTCACCTATCTCTGTCCTTTGAAGGTTTCTTATATTTGTTGTAAATTTATCCAATGATGAGGCAACAATAGCCAAGGTTGTAAGGTATTCTGCATGCCTATCCCTTTGTATAATCTGGGAGGAAATCCTTGTTGGCTCAAGGTTTAAGTATCTCAAGGCAATTTCCTCAACTTTAGGAGAGATATGGCCATATGTTCCAACTGGACCCGAGATTTTTCCAACCGAAATTGTCTTTTTTAAATTCTTTATCCTTTCAAGGTTCCTCCTTGTCTCATCATACCACAATGCCAATTTTAGCCCAAATGTTATTGGCTCTGCATGGATACCATGTGTTCTTCCAATCATCATTGTACCCTTGTATTCAAATGCCTTTTCCTTAAAAGAAGAAAGAAGGTTGTTTATATCGGCCTCTATTATATCAAGACTTTCCCTCATTATTAAAGATAAGGCACAATCAACCACATCGTATGAGGTAAGCCCAAGATGGACATATCTGGAAGCTGGCCCAATGTTTTCAGCCAGATTTGTAAGCAAGGCAATTACATCGTGGTGGGTTTGCTTCTCTATTTCAGCTACCCTTTCTAGGGAAAACCTTGCATTCTTTTTTATTGCCTCTAATGCATCCTTTGGAATATTAGAAAGCTCCGCCTGTGCCTTACACACTGCAATCTCAACATCAACAATTCTTTGATAGCGATTTTTAAGACCCCAAATCTCTCTCATTCTTGGAAGGCTATATCGTTCAATCATAATTTTATTGATTCTTTAGATTTCCTTTCTTATTTTTCAAGCTCCTTTATCTTTTCTTCTATCATAACCCTTAATTGACCCTTTGAATATATAGATTCTGGATATTCCAGAAGAAGCCTTTTGTATGTTTTGACCGCCTCCTCCTTCATATTTAATAGGCTATAAGCACCTGCAATGTGGTATAGGGCATCGGGAATAAGGCTTCCCTCCTTGAATTTTTCCTCTAATCCCTGCCATTGTATTATTGCATTTTGATAATCCTTCATCTCAAAATAAATCTCTCCCTTTGAATATTGGGCATACTCTGCCCAATATGATGTTGGATATTGAGAAAGAATCTCATCAAATTTTTCCTCTGCTTCATCGTATTTTTTTTGGAATTGAAGGTTTTTGCCAGAATCATAAATCTCCTTTGCTTTTTCATTGGCTATTTTTTCATTAAGCCTTCCCATTGCAAGAAGCCCTGCCTTTGCATAACTTGTCTGGGGATAAAGCTCTACTACCTTTTTAAATGTATCAAAAGCCTTATTGTATTCATTGTTTTCATAATAGCTCTGTGCCATTTTAAAAAGGCTTCCTGCATCTTCGCTATTAAGCTTAAGAGAGATTTCAGAAAGGATATTCTTTGCCTTTTCTGTGTAGACCCCAGAAGGCCAGATTGAAATAATATTTTGCAGAATCCTTGCACATTCCTTATATTCGCCAAGCTCATAGTATTTAAAGGCAATATCAAATTGTGCCTTTTGCCTTTCCTCGCTCATCTCATCCTTTATTTTCTTTATCCTTTCATTTGAAAGGGGGGTATAAATAGAATCTGGATATAAAAGGGTTATTTTTTGAAACATCTCTAAAGCCCGTGAATAATCTTTTTCGTTTAATAATGAAATGGCTTGTTTGTAAAGGGTCTCTGCATCCTTTTCCTCCTTTTTAGATGCTAGCTCATCTAGTTTCTCTTGAGACCTCTTTGCATAATCTGTGGTTGGGTAAGAAGAAATTACGGCCTGAAAAGCTATCCTTGCCTCCCTTTCTTTTCCTTCTTTTTCAAGCTTTAAACCTTCATTGTATTTTAATCCTGCCTCTCTTTCATATTTTTCTTTATTTGCCTTTATAATGCCTTCCCTTGAGAGATTTGTGTATTCTGTTTCAGCAAAATCCCTTATCAGTCTTTGAAAACACCCGATTGCCTCATCATATTTTCCATTTTTAAGATAATTTGTTCCATTATCATAAAGTTTCTTTATCCTTGAGATGCTTTCTTCTGCTAGCTTTTCG
Proteins encoded:
- the purB gene encoding adenylosuccinate lyase, whose protein sequence is MIERYSLPRMREIWGLKNRYQRIVDVEIAVCKAQAELSNIPKDALEAIKKNARFSLERVAEIEKQTHHDVIALLTNLAENIGPASRYVHLGLTSYDVVDCALSLIMRESLDIIEADINNLLSSFKEKAFEYKGTMMIGRTHGIHAEPITFGLKLALWYDETRRNLERIKNLKKTISVGKISGPVGTYGHISPKVEEIALRYLNLEPTRISSQIIQRDRHAEYLTTLAIVASSLDKFTTNIRNLQRTEIGELQEPFFKGQKGSSAMPHKKNPVLCERISGLSRIIRSNAQAGLENMVLWDERDISHSSAERVILSSSSILLDFILCEFFKIISGLVVFTEKMKENLNKTGGFIFSEELMLKMVDKGLSREEAYGIVQRIAHSEGVFYENVRRDEEINKVLSKDEIETSFEIKKSLSHLDYIFKKVFEL
- a CDS encoding tetratricopeptide repeat protein, whose protein sequence is MKKTIFLFFLFIRLLRAEDTIKKADEGFNNGNFEAAIGLYKEYLLYQPQGEFSPLAQYRIGEGLFKLEKYDEAEKEFKNVLFLYPESEYVKPSLSRLGDCYLKLNKKKEAIEVLKRLVIEYPGTKEAEYATSQLNDFLPKKPTKDETEKIKNAKQLFEKGSYTGSYDKFLSFIKEYPYSTYTPYARFKIAESLYYQEKYPDAIKGYNEFLALHPDTTYTPYAEYSLAWSYFKIQDYDNALNSIKGFLEKNKGEKYYDSGLRLKSEVEKKLEEKKTSELFSLAKESLQKKDLEKAKASLEELLEKYPDCKYKKEVSNLLLEINEKLAEESISRIKKLYDNGTNYLKNGKYDEAIGCFQRLIRDFAETEYTNLSREGIIKANKEKYEREAGLKYNEGLKLEKEGKEREARIAFQAVISSYPTTDYAKRSQEKLDELASKKEEKDAETLYKQAISLLNEKDYSRALEMFQKITLLYPDSIYTPLSNERIKKIKDEMSEERQKAQFDIAFKYYELGEYKECARILQNIISIWPSGVYTEKAKNILSEISLKLNSEDAGSLFKMAQSYYENNEYNKAFDTFKKVVELYPQTSYAKAGLLAMGRLNEKIANEKAKEIYDSGKNLQFQKKYDEAEEKFDEILSQYPTSYWAEYAQYSKGEIYFEMKDYQNAIIQWQGLEEKFKEGSLIPDALYHIAGAYSLLNMKEEAVKTYKRLLLEYPESIYSKGQLRVMIEEKIKELEK